In one window of Virgibacillus proomii DNA:
- the hemY gene encoding protoporphyrinogen oxidase — protein MNNTNKQIVIIGGGITGLSTAYYLQKEITRNQLPFNIKLVEASNRLGGKIRTLQRDGFTIEQGADSMLIRKKPAVKLVKELGLENEIVRNATGKSYILANHKFHRIPKDTFMGVPKNIRSVLRSTLISPTGKIRALADLVKAKGKGDKDESLGSFFERRFGKELLTNQIETLLSGIHSGDIYNMSLQASYPNFYQLEQKYGSLIKGLSKTMPKTTKQIEKQSAPGMFFSFKNGLETLVHELKKTLDPEMVTLGTAVDHIEKKEHFYHLLLSNGDVYRADAIIVTSPSFTLPKLFSQYDFFKPFKEIPATSTANIVLAFDQVKIKKDIDGTGFLVRKNSGYQISACTWTHKKWPLTTPEGKVLLRCYVGRPGEESVVDLSDEDLTEVVLKDLRKVMKLKGDPAFSVVTRWRQGRPQYTVGHLERLSKTRKQAAEQVPGVFLTGSSYEGQGIPDCIEQGEKTAQETLQFLLARY, from the coding sequence ATGAATAACACAAACAAACAAATCGTCATTATTGGTGGAGGAATAACCGGTTTATCAACTGCTTATTATTTACAAAAGGAAATAACTAGAAATCAACTCCCATTTAATATCAAACTAGTAGAAGCAAGCAATCGACTAGGTGGTAAGATTAGAACATTACAGCGTGATGGCTTCACAATTGAACAAGGTGCAGATTCCATGCTAATTAGAAAAAAACCTGCAGTAAAGTTGGTTAAGGAACTGGGGCTTGAAAATGAAATTGTTCGAAATGCAACTGGAAAATCATATATTTTAGCAAATCATAAATTTCATCGAATCCCAAAGGATACATTTATGGGGGTTCCGAAAAATATTCGCTCGGTGCTTCGTTCTACATTGATTTCACCCACAGGAAAAATCCGTGCTTTAGCCGATCTGGTAAAAGCAAAGGGGAAAGGAGACAAAGATGAATCTTTAGGTTCGTTTTTTGAACGGCGTTTTGGGAAAGAATTGCTTACGAACCAAATTGAAACATTGTTATCAGGTATACATTCTGGTGATATTTACAACATGAGCTTACAAGCATCATACCCAAATTTTTACCAGTTGGAGCAGAAATATGGGAGTTTGATTAAAGGTTTGAGCAAAACGATGCCGAAAACAACGAAACAAATCGAAAAACAATCTGCTCCTGGTATGTTTTTTTCGTTTAAAAATGGGTTGGAAACATTGGTGCATGAATTAAAGAAAACACTAGATCCAGAAATGGTCACACTTGGTACAGCAGTAGACCATATCGAAAAAAAAGAGCATTTTTATCATCTGTTATTAAGTAATGGAGACGTCTACAGAGCAGATGCTATTATTGTCACTTCGCCGAGCTTTACGTTACCGAAACTGTTCAGTCAGTATGATTTCTTTAAACCATTTAAAGAAATTCCAGCGACATCTACAGCAAATATTGTGCTGGCCTTTGATCAAGTGAAAATAAAGAAAGATATAGATGGAACCGGTTTTCTGGTTCGAAAAAACAGCGGATATCAAATCTCAGCATGTACATGGACGCATAAAAAATGGCCTTTAACTACTCCAGAAGGAAAAGTATTATTACGTTGTTATGTAGGACGACCTGGAGAGGAATCTGTCGTTGATTTATCGGATGAAGATTTAACAGAAGTGGTACTAAAAGATTTAAGAAAAGTAATGAAGCTAAAAGGGGACCCAGCCTTTAGCGTTGTTACTAGATGGAGACAAGGGCGTCCTCAATATACAGTAGGACATTTAGAGAGACTTTCGAAAACCCGTAAACAAGCAGCAGAGCAAGTACCGGGGGTGTTTCTAACCGGCAGTTCTTATGAAGGACAAGGTATTCCGGATTGCATCGAACAAGGAGAGAAAACTGCGCAAGAGACATTACAGTTCTTACTAGCACGTTATTAA
- a CDS encoding lipoate--protein ligase, producing the protein MKFIDNKGITDPTINLALEQYIVENFGESDTFLLFYVNQPSIIIGRNQNTIEEINTQYVEENNIKVVRRLSGGGAVYHDEGNLNFSFITKDDGNSFQNFAKFTKPVVEALNKLGVPAELHGRNDLVVEGRKISGNAMYATKGKMFSHGTLMLDSEIENVVAALKVRKEKIASKGIKSIRSRVANISEFLDEKITMDEFKETILHHIFDVDDKSEIPRYELTDEDWENVKQISRERYRNWDWNYGKSPSFNIQVSHKFPAGLVDVRLDVKKGIIENCKIYGDFFGVGEINDLENKLIGVRHQRQALEEALADIDVSRYLGKISKEEFIHLIY; encoded by the coding sequence ATGAAATTTATTGATAATAAAGGAATTACAGATCCAACCATTAACCTTGCTTTAGAGCAATATATTGTAGAAAATTTTGGAGAATCAGATACTTTTTTGCTGTTTTATGTAAACCAGCCATCCATCATTATAGGGCGAAATCAAAATACAATTGAGGAAATCAATACACAATATGTAGAGGAAAATAATATTAAGGTTGTTCGTCGCTTATCTGGCGGTGGGGCAGTATATCATGATGAAGGAAACTTGAATTTCAGCTTTATTACAAAAGATGATGGCAACAGCTTTCAAAATTTTGCTAAATTTACCAAACCAGTAGTTGAAGCTTTGAATAAGTTAGGTGTTCCTGCCGAATTACATGGCCGTAATGATCTAGTGGTTGAAGGTCGGAAGATTTCAGGAAACGCGATGTACGCGACAAAAGGAAAAATGTTTAGTCATGGAACACTCATGCTGGATTCAGAAATTGAAAATGTGGTAGCTGCATTAAAGGTACGTAAAGAGAAGATTGCCTCAAAGGGAATAAAATCGATTCGTAGCCGTGTTGCTAATATATCTGAATTCTTAGATGAAAAAATTACGATGGATGAGTTTAAAGAAACCATTTTACACCATATATTTGATGTGGATGATAAATCAGAAATTCCACGCTATGAATTGACGGATGAAGATTGGGAAAATGTTAAACAGATCTCCCGCGAACGCTATCGAAATTGGGATTGGAATTATGGAAAGTCACCTTCCTTTAATATTCAAGTTTCGCATAAATTTCCTGCTGGTTTAGTGGATGTGCGTTTGGACGTAAAGAAAGGAATTATCGAGAATTGTAAAATTTATGGAGATTTTTTTGGTGTAGGAGAAATTAATGACTTGGAAAATAAATTAATTGGTGTTCGTCATCAACGACAAGCATTAGAAGAAGCTCTTGCTGATATAGATGTTTCTCGTTACTTAGGTAAGATCTCCAAAGAAGAATTTATTCATTTAATTTACTAA
- the hemH gene encoding ferrochelatase, whose amino-acid sequence MVKKEWGLLVMAYGTPYKEEDIERYYTHIRHGRKPDEASLKDLTDRYKAIGGISPLAKITNQQVEKLEARLNEVQDEYEFKAYTGLKHIEPFIEDAVEQMAKDGIEQAVSIVLAPHYSTFSVKTYNQRANDAAKKHGVTTITSVESWYKEPGFIKYWADQITDVYEKMTDQEREKAVLIVSAHSLPEKILQHGDPYPQQLEETAKLISEATGITNYEIGWQSEGNTPDPWIGPDVQDLTRDLYEQKGYRTFVYAPVGFIADHLEVLYDNDYECRVVCEELGASYYRPEMPNVHPQFINTLSDVVLKQVKKRGKNE is encoded by the coding sequence ATGGTAAAGAAAGAATGGGGACTATTAGTAATGGCTTATGGGACACCGTATAAGGAGGAAGATATTGAACGGTACTACACTCATATTCGTCACGGACGAAAGCCTGATGAAGCTTCGCTAAAAGATTTAACAGATCGTTATAAAGCGATTGGCGGAATCTCACCACTGGCTAAAATCACGAATCAGCAAGTGGAGAAACTAGAAGCAAGGCTAAATGAAGTTCAAGATGAATATGAGTTTAAAGCATATACTGGGCTAAAACATATTGAACCATTCATTGAAGATGCCGTAGAACAAATGGCAAAAGATGGAATTGAACAAGCTGTATCTATTGTTTTAGCACCTCATTATTCTACATTTAGTGTAAAAACCTATAATCAACGCGCGAATGATGCAGCTAAAAAACATGGAGTAACAACAATCACTTCTGTGGAAAGCTGGTACAAAGAGCCAGGGTTCATTAAGTATTGGGCAGATCAAATAACGGATGTTTATGAAAAAATGACCGATCAGGAACGAGAAAAAGCTGTACTCATCGTTTCTGCACATAGTTTGCCTGAAAAAATATTACAACATGGTGATCCTTATCCACAGCAACTAGAGGAAACGGCAAAATTAATTTCAGAAGCAACCGGGATTACAAATTATGAAATTGGCTGGCAAAGTGAAGGAAACACACCAGATCCATGGATAGGCCCCGATGTGCAAGATCTTACTAGAGATCTATATGAGCAAAAAGGGTACCGTACATTTGTTTATGCTCCTGTTGGTTTTATTGCTGATCATTTGGAAGTGTTATATGACAATGATTATGAATGTCGAGTTGTTTGTGAGGAGTTAGGGGCATCATACTATCGTCCAGAAATGCCAAATGTTCATCCACAGTTTATTAATACATTGAGTGATGTAGTATTAAAACAAGTAAAAAAGCGTGGGAAAAATGAATAA
- a CDS encoding antibiotic biosynthesis monooxygenase family protein, translating into MIAHMTNGTADFLKKLADKYPNKQIWLMHSDTSSLAYYEDNKKSIFVSGRDYDILLKNGEIQEEGYVVMNNIPVTEEGQPVFEDRFRKRKHDVENMPGFQAFRLLKPKKGNTYIVFTQWQRVKDYENWKNSDQFKQSHKNQSAKPPAYFAERPFLSTYQMFVDEE; encoded by the coding sequence ATGATTGCCCATATGACGAATGGAACAGCAGATTTTTTGAAAAAATTAGCGGATAAATATCCAAATAAGCAGATTTGGCTAATGCATTCCGATACAAGCTCTCTTGCTTATTATGAAGATAACAAAAAAAGTATTTTTGTATCTGGTCGCGATTATGACATTCTACTAAAAAATGGAGAAATACAAGAAGAGGGCTATGTTGTTATGAATAACATTCCCGTAACCGAAGAAGGGCAACCTGTCTTTGAAGATCGATTTCGAAAGCGCAAACATGATGTCGAGAACATGCCAGGATTTCAAGCTTTTCGTTTGTTAAAACCGAAAAAAGGAAATACCTATATTGTCTTTACCCAATGGCAACGTGTAAAAGACTATGAGAACTGGAAGAATTCTGATCAATTCAAGCAGTCTCATAAAAATCAATCCGCCAAACCACCTGCTTATTTTGCAGAACGCCCATTTTTATCAACCTATCAGATGTTTGTCGATGAGGAGTAA
- the hemE gene encoding uroporphyrinogen decarboxylase: MINKFNDTIIRAYKGEKTRYTPAWFMRQAGRSQPEYRKLKEKYSLFEITHQPELCAYVTRLPVENYDVDAAILYKDIMSPLPSMGVEVEIKAGVGPVIYNPINSISDVEKLGMINPQSDVPYVLETIRLLTEEQLTVPLIGFSGAPFTLASYMIEGGPSKNYSKTKAFMYKQSDAWFLLMDKLADMIIAYVDAQIEAGVKAIQIFDSWVGSLNTQDYRVFIKPVMTRIFSELRRHQVPLIIFGVGARHLLLEWEDLPVDVIGLDWRTSIQEARELGVTKVLQGNLDPAVLLAEWETIESRTKVILDQGLADGKHVFNLGHGVTPDIKPETLKKLTDFIHAYTGKDE, encoded by the coding sequence ATGATAAACAAATTTAATGATACGATAATTCGAGCTTACAAAGGGGAAAAAACAAGATATACGCCTGCATGGTTTATGCGACAGGCGGGCAGATCACAGCCGGAATACCGTAAGTTAAAGGAAAAATATTCCTTATTTGAAATTACCCATCAACCAGAATTATGTGCTTATGTAACAAGATTACCCGTTGAAAATTATGATGTTGATGCAGCAATTTTATATAAGGATATTATGTCCCCTTTACCTTCTATGGGGGTTGAAGTAGAAATAAAGGCTGGAGTTGGCCCGGTTATTTACAATCCAATCAATTCTATTTCTGATGTTGAAAAACTGGGGATGATTAATCCGCAATCTGATGTACCCTATGTATTAGAGACGATTCGTTTATTAACAGAAGAACAACTAACAGTCCCTTTAATTGGGTTTAGTGGGGCACCATTTACGTTGGCAAGTTATATGATTGAGGGAGGCCCATCAAAGAATTATAGTAAAACCAAAGCGTTTATGTATAAACAATCAGATGCATGGTTTTTATTAATGGATAAGCTTGCTGATATGATAATTGCATATGTTGATGCCCAAATTGAAGCTGGAGTGAAAGCAATTCAAATTTTTGATTCGTGGGTAGGGAGCTTGAACACTCAAGATTATCGTGTTTTCATTAAACCGGTTATGACACGAATTTTTTCTGAACTCCGTAGACATCAAGTTCCACTAATCATTTTTGGTGTGGGAGCGAGACATTTATTGTTAGAATGGGAGGATCTTCCAGTTGATGTCATTGGTTTAGATTGGCGTACCTCTATTCAAGAAGCAAGAGAACTGGGGGTAACGAAAGTGTTACAAGGTAATTTGGATCCAGCTGTTTTATTGGCTGAATGGGAAACGATTGAAAGTCGAACGAAAGTAATTTTAGATCAGGGTCTTGCTGATGGAAAGCACGTGTTCAATCTCGGGCATGGCGTAACACCTGACATTAAACCGGAGACATTGAAAAAATTAACTGATTTTATCCATGCTTACACGGGCAAAGATGAATAA
- a CDS encoding transglycosylase domain-containing protein has protein sequence MNRIERRNQKRSRLIKKVKVILYSFLFMILLALISYAAIVFGGRFVVDDEKLLLDTTTTIETKDGKVIGRLYNENRMLTTLEEVPQHVKDAFIAIEDRRFYEHSGVDVRSVFRAVYKDILAMSKVEGASTITQQLAKNLFLTHEKTWLRKTKEIMAAIYLENTLSKDRILELYLNEIYFGHGIYGIDTAADYYFSKDVKDLSISEGAMLAGLVKAPNGYSPIKHPEKAKSRRNTVLRAMDEVGAISAKQRAQVEGKDLALNVNKWKPDPSWSSYTDLVMKEAAATHHLSIDELKRGGYRLIVNMDTDTQRIAYEQFQNDAFFPGSTKETQGAFAMMKQKTGQIVSVIGGRNFEFGDMNQAMVARQPGSTFKPLAVYGPALMGKKYQPYSLIPDKKIEYDGYTAKNYDDSYEGVVSIYEAIIHSKNAPAVWLLNEIGVKHAKEYLSKLHLPIDDKGLAIALGGLKTGVSPVDLMESYSSFAHQGKIVTATSIHRILDQSGDELYKAKVKTEKVFTPQVAWDMTEMLEEAVKNGTASAGNYEKALAGKTGSTQHPKVEGKVKDAWFAGYTPQYVMASWIGYDRVDKKSYLTGGSAYPTKLVKAILTEMDRLHPLEEAFSKPKEVTALPKPITLPEIKNVKAAYAFGNISILGGKLTWEGSKDERVIYRIYREEEGVDKRIGEVEGKTEFIIEDVMFNTNKYYVVPYDPLTKTEGTPSETVRLAW, from the coding sequence ATGAACAGAATAGAAAGAAGGAACCAGAAGCGTTCACGCCTTATTAAAAAAGTAAAAGTAATTTTATATAGTTTTTTATTCATGATTTTGTTAGCTTTGATTTCCTATGCTGCCATTGTTTTTGGAGGCCGTTTCGTTGTCGATGATGAAAAACTACTATTGGATACAACAACGACAATAGAAACAAAAGATGGAAAAGTTATAGGTAGACTGTACAATGAAAATCGTATGTTAACAACGTTAGAAGAAGTTCCCCAGCATGTAAAAGATGCATTTATCGCCATTGAAGACCGAAGATTTTATGAACATTCGGGTGTCGATGTCCGCTCTGTATTTCGTGCAGTTTATAAAGATATTTTAGCGATGAGTAAGGTCGAAGGAGCCAGTACGATTACACAACAATTAGCAAAAAATTTATTTCTCACTCATGAAAAAACATGGCTTCGCAAGACGAAGGAAATAATGGCGGCTATCTACTTAGAAAATACGTTGTCTAAGGATCGAATATTAGAATTATATTTAAATGAAATCTACTTTGGTCATGGAATTTACGGAATCGATACAGCAGCTGACTATTATTTTTCTAAGGATGTGAAAGATTTATCCATAAGTGAAGGTGCAATGCTGGCGGGACTTGTCAAAGCTCCTAATGGTTATTCCCCAATAAAACATCCGGAAAAAGCGAAAAGCAGGAGAAATACCGTACTTCGTGCTATGGATGAAGTAGGGGCAATTTCTGCTAAACAGCGTGCTCAAGTAGAAGGCAAAGATTTAGCGCTGAATGTAAATAAGTGGAAACCTGATCCATCATGGTCTAGTTATACAGATTTAGTTATGAAAGAAGCAGCTGCCACTCATCATCTGTCCATTGATGAATTAAAGCGGGGTGGCTATCGCTTAATCGTCAATATGGATACGGATACTCAACGAATTGCTTATGAGCAGTTTCAAAATGATGCCTTTTTTCCTGGAAGTACAAAAGAAACACAGGGTGCGTTTGCAATGATGAAGCAGAAAACAGGGCAAATTGTATCCGTTATTGGAGGGAGAAATTTTGAATTTGGCGACATGAATCAGGCAATGGTAGCAAGACAACCTGGTTCCACCTTTAAGCCTTTAGCAGTTTACGGGCCAGCCTTAATGGGAAAAAAGTATCAACCTTATTCACTGATACCTGATAAAAAGATAGAATATGATGGATATACTGCAAAAAATTATGACGATTCCTATGAGGGAGTTGTGTCCATTTATGAAGCCATCATTCATTCCAAAAATGCTCCGGCAGTGTGGCTCCTGAATGAAATTGGCGTGAAGCACGCAAAGGAATATTTATCTAAACTACATCTTCCTATTGATGATAAAGGATTAGCAATAGCTTTGGGTGGTCTAAAAACGGGTGTATCTCCTGTCGATTTGATGGAAAGCTATAGTAGCTTTGCCCATCAAGGGAAGATTGTTACAGCTACTTCCATCCATCGTATTCTTGATCAAAGTGGAGATGAGCTGTATAAGGCGAAGGTAAAAACTGAAAAAGTGTTTACCCCACAGGTAGCATGGGATATGACAGAAATGCTTGAAGAAGCAGTAAAAAATGGAACAGCAAGCGCTGGTAATTATGAAAAGGCACTCGCTGGTAAGACTGGTTCAACACAGCATCCGAAAGTAGAAGGAAAAGTAAAGGATGCTTGGTTTGCCGGATATACACCACAATATGTAATGGCGTCTTGGATAGGCTATGATAGAGTCGATAAGAAAAGCTATTTAACTGGGGGAAGCGCCTATCCTACAAAGCTAGTGAAAGCTATTTTAACGGAAATGGATCGGTTACATCCATTAGAAGAGGCGTTTAGTAAACCAAAAGAGGTTACGGCTTTACCGAAGCCAATTACCTTACCTGAAATAAAAAATGTAAAAGCAGCTTATGCATTTGGCAATATTTCCATTTTAGGAGGAAAATTGACCTGGGAAGGTTCGAAGGATGAGCGCGTTATTTATCGAATTTACCGTGAAGAAGAAGGTGTTGATAAACGAATTGGTGAAGTAGAAGGGAAAACAGAATTTATCATTGAGGATGTCATGTTTAACACGAATAAGTACTATGTTGTTCCTTATGATCCATTGACCAAAACAGAAGGAACACCTTCTGAAACTGTTCGACTCGCATGGTAA
- a CDS encoding fatty acid--CoA ligase family protein: MNISEQLAITAKEYVDKPAFIFANQETSYYELDRSVSLFAAGLAALGYQKGDHVALVMGNSPYYIIGLYGALRLGMVVIPINPLYTPNEMSYMLKNGDVTAVITMDRFLEKFQTLDSELQVSHYIICDSGAEAETDSVPQQKITSFYELLQLGDYNFSRPALHKDDLAIVLYTSGTTGTPKGAMLSHHNLYSNAKDVADYLNINGDDRIIAALPMFHVFCLTVSLNAPLMNGGTIIILPKFSPSAVFALSKNYRATIFAGVPTMYNYLLQAKSGEENPFSAIRFCISGGASMPVALLKNFERAFDVKISEGYGLSEASPVTCFNPLDRPRKPGSIGRSIWHVENKVVDEWGEEVAIGEVGELVVRGPNVMLGYYKLPEETAVALKDGWLHTGDMARMDEEGYFYIVDRKKDMILVGGYNVYPREVEEVLYMHPNIIEVAVIGVPDPQTGEAVQCFVVTDDSNLTAESLTAFCEKHLVKYKVPTTIEFLDELPKNTTGKILRKKLQEHVQQL, from the coding sequence GTGAATATAAGTGAGCAATTAGCGATTACGGCAAAGGAATATGTGGATAAACCGGCTTTCATTTTTGCAAATCAGGAGACAAGTTATTATGAGTTAGATCGGTCTGTTTCTTTATTTGCTGCTGGCTTGGCGGCTTTAGGTTACCAAAAAGGAGATCATGTTGCACTGGTGATGGGAAATAGCCCTTATTATATTATTGGGCTGTATGGGGCATTACGACTTGGTATGGTTGTTATTCCTATCAACCCATTATACACACCAAACGAAATGAGTTATATGTTAAAAAATGGTGATGTAACTGCCGTCATTACCATGGATAGATTTTTGGAGAAGTTTCAAACATTGGATTCTGAACTACAAGTATCACATTATATTATTTGTGATTCTGGAGCAGAAGCAGAGACAGATTCAGTTCCACAGCAAAAAATAACTTCCTTTTACGAGTTGCTTCAGTTAGGAGATTACAATTTTTCTAGACCAGCATTACATAAAGATGATTTGGCTATTGTGTTATATACATCTGGAACAACTGGTACACCAAAAGGGGCCATGTTGTCTCATCATAATCTATATTCTAACGCAAAGGATGTTGCAGATTATTTGAACATTAACGGCGATGATAGGATAATAGCGGCACTACCGATGTTTCATGTATTTTGTTTAACCGTTTCCCTAAATGCACCGTTAATGAATGGGGGGACGATTATTATATTGCCTAAATTTTCTCCTTCGGCTGTGTTCGCCTTAAGCAAAAACTATCGGGCAACTATATTTGCTGGGGTGCCGACAATGTATAATTATTTGCTGCAAGCTAAAAGCGGGGAAGAAAATCCTTTTTCTGCTATTCGTTTTTGTATCTCTGGTGGAGCGTCCATGCCGGTTGCACTATTGAAAAACTTCGAACGAGCTTTTGATGTTAAAATTTCTGAAGGTTATGGATTGTCTGAAGCCTCACCAGTGACTTGCTTTAATCCACTAGATCGACCACGTAAGCCCGGGTCCATAGGTCGCAGCATCTGGCATGTTGAAAATAAAGTAGTAGATGAGTGGGGGGAAGAAGTGGCTATTGGTGAAGTTGGTGAATTAGTAGTACGTGGCCCTAATGTAATGCTTGGGTATTATAAACTTCCTGAAGAGACAGCAGTAGCTTTAAAAGATGGCTGGTTGCATACAGGTGACATGGCAAGAATGGATGAGGAAGGTTATTTTTATATTGTAGACCGAAAAAAAGATATGATCCTTGTAGGTGGTTATAATGTTTATCCACGTGAAGTGGAAGAAGTATTATACATGCATCCAAATATAATTGAGGTAGCTGTCATTGGTGTTCCTGATCCCCAAACTGGAGAGGCAGTTCAATGTTTTGTTGTTACAGATGATTCTAATTTGACAGCTGAATCATTAACAGCGTTTTGCGAAAAGCATCTAGTAAAGTATAAAGTTCCCACAACCATTGAATTTTTAGATGAATTACCAAAAAATACAACCGGAAAGATTTTAAGAAAAAAGCTTCAGGAGCATGTACAACAATTATAA
- the yhfH gene encoding protein YhfH codes for MINVIEFFRNLPKKKCSKCGNDMIEKADCYGNLCDECDHPAR; via the coding sequence ATGATTAACGTCATTGAATTTTTCAGGAATTTGCCTAAGAAAAAATGCAGCAAATGTGGAAATGATATGATTGAAAAAGCAGACTGCTATGGAAATTTATGTGATGAATGTGATCATCCAGCAAGATAA
- the pepF gene encoding oligoendopeptidase F has product MFLVERLTRSQVPDEQKWDLTDLFSTRQAWEQELAMIQQDMEQFNRFKGNLADNAFILHKCIKELEVFQQRIIKVATYANLRSSVDGTDAECQQDSAKVAQAIASINAKLTFINLEILEIPSETIDNFIRECPPLSTYRKMLTDLMDKKSHTLSPEIEELLASLSEVHDSPYMIYQRSKSSDMSFEPITDETGKKLPMSAALYEDRYELTAETSIRRKAYQSFVKTLNQYKHTYAALYTTEVKKQVTLAKQRKYQSVTDMLLHPQQVTKDMYYNQLHVIQEELAPHMQRYARLKKEKLHLKEMYSCDLKAPLDPNFNPVTTYEKATAIIIDAMGVMGEEYQYIIKQAIEHRWIDLTDNVGKRTGAFCSSPYGVHPYILITWTDTMRGAFVLAHELGHAGHFYFAGEHQTLFNTRSSTYFVEAPSTLNELLLADYLLNQTNDNQMRRWIITQLLGTYYHNFVTHLLEAEFQRRVYDLAEQGTPLTATVLSEQKLAALSGFWQDTVSLDEGAGLTWMRQPHYYMGLYPYTYSAGLTVSTAVAQTIKHEGKPAVDRWIEVLKSGGTLKPLDLIRKVGIDMSQPDAIKQAVAFVGSLVDELEQSYK; this is encoded by the coding sequence ATGTTTTTGGTAGAAAGGCTAACTCGATCACAGGTTCCAGATGAGCAGAAATGGGACTTAACAGACTTATTTTCAACTCGTCAAGCATGGGAACAGGAACTAGCAATGATTCAGCAAGATATGGAACAATTTAATAGATTTAAAGGAAATTTAGCTGACAATGCCTTTATCCTGCATAAATGCATCAAGGAGCTTGAAGTTTTTCAACAACGCATTATTAAAGTAGCTACTTACGCTAATTTGCGCAGTAGTGTGGACGGTACAGACGCAGAATGTCAACAGGATTCTGCAAAAGTCGCTCAAGCAATAGCAAGTATTAATGCAAAGCTTACTTTTATCAATTTAGAGATATTGGAAATACCATCTGAAACAATTGACAATTTTATTCGTGAATGCCCGCCTTTATCAACCTATCGAAAAATGCTTACAGATTTAATGGATAAAAAATCACACACACTATCCCCCGAGATAGAAGAATTACTTGCATCACTTTCTGAAGTACATGATTCACCATACATGATTTATCAACGAAGTAAATCCTCCGATATGTCTTTTGAACCGATTACTGATGAAACCGGTAAAAAGTTACCGATGTCGGCTGCTTTATATGAAGATCGTTATGAGCTTACAGCAGAAACCTCTATCCGGAGAAAAGCCTATCAATCTTTCGTTAAAACATTGAACCAATATAAACATACATATGCTGCGCTCTATACTACAGAAGTCAAGAAACAAGTGACTTTGGCTAAACAACGAAAATATCAATCTGTAACCGATATGCTACTCCACCCACAACAAGTGACCAAAGATATGTATTACAACCAATTACATGTCATTCAGGAAGAATTAGCTCCACATATGCAGCGATATGCACGTTTGAAAAAAGAAAAATTACATCTAAAAGAAATGTATAGTTGTGATTTAAAAGCACCGCTTGATCCAAACTTTAATCCTGTTACCACCTACGAGAAGGCAACAGCGATCATCATTGATGCAATGGGGGTTATGGGAGAGGAATATCAATATATCATAAAACAAGCAATTGAACACCGCTGGATTGACCTTACAGATAACGTTGGGAAAAGAACAGGTGCTTTTTGCTCAAGTCCTTATGGTGTTCATCCGTATATTCTTATTACCTGGACAGACACCATGCGTGGTGCGTTTGTGCTGGCGCATGAATTAGGACATGCCGGACATTTTTATTTTGCAGGTGAACACCAAACCTTGTTTAACACTCGTTCTTCTACATACTTTGTAGAAGCTCCTTCAACGTTAAATGAACTATTGTTAGCTGATTATTTGTTAAATCAAACCAACGATAACCAAATGAGACGTTGGATCATTACTCAGTTACTCGGAACGTATTACCATAATTTTGTTACCCATCTGTTAGAAGCTGAATTTCAGCGTCGCGTTTATGATTTAGCAGAGCAAGGTACGCCATTAACAGCAACTGTTTTATCAGAGCAAAAACTTGCTGCATTATCAGGTTTTTGGCAAGATACGGTTAGCTTGGATGAAGGGGCAGGACTTACCTGGATGCGTCAGCCACATTATTACATGGGATTATATCCATATACGTATTCAGCTGGCTTAACCGTTTCAACTGCTGTAGCACAGACAATAAAACACGAAGGAAAACCTGCAGTTGATCGCTGGATAGAGGTATTAAAATCTGGCGGAACACTAAAACCGCTTGATCTTATTCGTAAAGTGGGGATAGATATGTCACAGCCGGATGCAATTAAACAGGCGGTGGCTTTCGTTGGTTCGCTTGTTGACGAACTGGAACAGTCGTATAAATAA